The Camelus dromedarius isolate mCamDro1 chromosome 8, mCamDro1.pat, whole genome shotgun sequence DNA segment tcctgagttgttttacagatgtgaaaacccccaacaccaccaaagggaagatgttaactacttgatgaccatgagcacgtagcccccaggcctcctggagcCTAAGGACtgataatgttaacccctgtgacaccacccTGTGACTTCACCACCACAGAACTGTGCACCAGCTGGTCACAGACCCTGCaacctcccctccctcacctggccttgaaaaatgctttgctgaaacccttccaGGAATTTGGGGCTTTAGAGCAGGAGCCACCCGCCCTCCTAGTATTGGTGCCTTCACAATAAACGTTGcattttccttcaccacaactcCATGTCACTAGATTGGCTTTACCCTTCTTTCAATTTCACATTGTTCCCTCTTGAACAGCAAATTGCTCCTACTTGCCTGGACACAGAATGCTATTCAAATTTccataaatttgtttatattGCTCTCCTCCGCACACACTCTGCCCCCCGCCGTGATCCTGGgaaagtgtaggagggttgctgTATCAGCATACGCTCATCCTACTCCACAGCCATCTGAGCAGAGCTTGCCTGGGGGACTATTACCTCTGTACCGCATGATATTGcattatttgtgtatttgtactggggggaggggagagtttaaaacatttttttccaaatagacaGCCAATCATCCTAAAATAATAAATGGTTCTTTCACTCCTCCTTAGTTTGAAATGTTACAGAAGGCGAGCAGAATTTGTCACCCTAAAATACGCCACCTTGGAATGAGGACTATTTTGTGCTAAAGGCAATAGAAACTCAGAAGATTCAGAAAAagctcttttcctctccctcaacTGCCTGAATCTACATTGGCACGGGGACCTGTACCAGAAGAGAGCTACTACTGGAGATACTTGTTTACCTAAGAAACCTATTTGTATAACAGGGCAATCTTTGTTTTCCAGACATCCCCTCTGCCTTCCACTGAACAGCTTTCCTCCCCTTTGTATCCCCAAACCCCCATCCCTTTCCTCAGCTCCAGGTGTTATGTAAGCTTCAATTACCTGGCTGCCCTTTGAGTCCTCATATCTTTATGGGGctcctatatatatgtaattttctttgctttctcatccTGTTAATCTTGTTACCAATCCCCAAGGGGTCTATGACCCTTCAATGGGTCCTTTCTTTGTCCAGAGTTGCAAATGCCAATCAAACCAGGTTTGGATTAGCAGAGCAGAAACATTATTCCTTGATGGAGGAATGGAGAAGGGAGGGCTCATGCTCTAAAAACACCTTCTCcctgaagggaggggagggagtaagGGAATTTTTAGGGGTAGCAGGCAACATGTCAGCAAGGCTCTACGAAAGGGGCAGAGATTTCTAGCGGCAGCCCAGCGTGGCTGGAGCATGCAGTCTTCCACGCGTCTTTGCACATGGCATGAACTGTGCCTGGCAGAGTACAAATCCCCCCTTAATGCAGAGATCCCAGAATGATAATGAAGCAAATGTAACTTTCAGGCACTTTGGGTCTCATCTGTGCAGGCACCATCTTGTGATCAAGTCAGAGCCAGTTCAGAATAGTTGACCACTGCATAATCTCTCAAAGCACAGCTGTGAACATCTCTGTCAAATACCAGGTGctttacaaacacacacagagataagTCAAGGCAAGGACCCTTTAGCTCTCAGGAGCTGGTATGAGTGACAATCTATTTTacatcaatttaattattagaccagacAAAGAACCTAGTAGGAAAGAGGAGAGTAGAGTATTTTTTCTGTCTGCACATGAtctttatcataaaataaatgcTTGGGTGTATGTCAGATCTATCTCTGGAGTATCattttccattgatttatttgaTTTGCCTGTCAAAtaccaaatgtttttaattattatcattctttAAAGTTCTTGATACCTGGTAGACTAGACTAACTGGAAAAAAAGATAGtatcttatttttgctttattttgcacATCCCAAACTGTCATTAtggttgattattttttttttttcatgtttcttggccattcaagttttctttttaaaggattttcaaTTCATGTCCTTTACTCATTTGcctactatatatatattgaagAATTCCTTCTTCCATGTATTTCAGCTTTATTTATGTGCTTTTCATAAGAATTAAGTCTTTAATTGAGATGCTTTTAAAGTTCTGatctttccctctgtctctctgactTACAATTTTAATATTGTGCTAAGAAGTTTCTTTCCCCATTCTCTAAAATTGTACAACTCTTCTCCAGtattttcttcactgtttttAATGTTTAGGTCATTAATCCATCCAAATGGGAGAGAGAGATAAAGTGTAAAGGGATGAGAGATTTCTCTGTCAACGCAGAGGGGATAGCAAGATGGGATACCtagaagataaagaaatgagcCCCTCCCATCACACGGGGAGAGGGTGAGTCAGATAGAAGAGAGAAAGCCCTTCTGAATCTCCAGCTGACATCTCCAGTTGACTGTGGATTGACATAAACTACTCACAACTGAGTGAAGGTCTCCTGGTACCGTCTTCTGGACTCCTTCTGTGTGCATGAGGGGTTAATGGTAAGACCCATTGATCTCTACTGTTCTTCCCTTCCATAATGAGGGAGGCACAGGACACTTCAGTAACTTGCTGGGCTCAGAGAATGATGGTGGAAGATGTGAAACTAAAACCTACCTTcctcatagcaacactatttacaatatccaagacagagaagcaacctaaatgtcaattgacagataaatggataaagaagatgtggcatacacacacacatagacacacaatggaatactactcaaccattaaaaaaagaataaaataatgccatttgcagcaacatggatggatctggagattgtcatactaaatgaagtaagccagaaagagaaagaaaaatactgtatgatatcacttacatgtagaatctaaaaaaatgagacaaatgtaCTGATCTGAAgcagcagcagactcacagacatagaaaacaaactggtggttaccagagggggaagggaggggaggagggataaattgggagttcaggatttgcaaatactaactattatatataaaataaataaacagcaaggttctaCTGAATAGTACAAGGAATTATATTGAATACTTTGCaatagcccataatgaaaaagaatatgaaaatgaatatatacgtatgtataactgagtcaccgtgctgtacaccagaaattaacacaacactgtaaactgaccatacttcaaaaaaaagtttaaagtaaaaaataaataaaacttacctTCTAATAGTCCTTTGACCCAAGCCATTCTGCCTTTTCAACAACTTTTTTTCTAACATGAGTTACTTTTCCAGTAACTTCCTCACTGCAGATTTAacacctgaaaagaaatatagaaaCACATAGCTTAAAATTAGGGGATTTCTTGAACAGTTTTGGTAAGGTAAAGGCTTGATCAGAACTGTACTTGAGGAAGATTACCCTGTTATTTGTAGGACAAATGTGATAAAGGAATTACTGAAGTGGTAAAACACACTTCATCTGGGAATGGCCCAGGGAGGCAGCACAAATTAAACTGTGATTTTATAACCGAGCAAGGGCTGTTGTATCTGCAGCAAATAAAGCCAAACTCTGGCAGCAAGTGTTTGCAGCAAAGTAAGGGTTtactgcagggcaccaagcaagggaGTGGGAGACAAGGCTCAGATccactccaacttggtttttcgGTGaggggcttttttgtttgtttgtttttttaaggggAAGAACAAAAATGTTGGGGTTAATCATTACCTTGTGATATTTCTTAATCATACTTTCAGGGTATACTGCAGGTCAGCAACTGCACTGGCTAATGACTTGATCCTTGTGCAACTGAATGGTAGGCAACATTCTTGGTTTTACAGTCCCTTTAATGTAAGAAccaactcatttaatccacacaaaaGCTCTGAGGTAGGAACCAATATATCTCCACATCACAGAGAAATTAAGGCACAGATGGGTTAGGTAACTAAGCTTACAGAAGAatttagtggcagagccaggacttaaGTCCAGATCATCTGTTCCacagcccctgctcataactgcTGTGCCATATGGTTTATTACATCTTTACTAACGAGGAGGAAGAGCATTATTTCTGTTGACCTGAAACAgaagactgccagatatttctccaggaAAAATGGTTATTCCAGGATCAGCAAAGAAATTGCAATTctgggtctgcaaccatggtgagtCACATGCAAGTCCCTCTGCCCCGCCTACACCCCCCACCCctattccccaccccctccaccccccatctGCCAAGAGAACACTCTTAAGGAGAAGCAAAGTAAGTTAGGAGGGCTAAAGTAAACAAACAGTCCATGGGTTCCCTTTGACTGAGTCTTTGCCAAGAAAGAAGGCAAGTCTTCTCCCTATTGGCCTCTGCTACCCTCACAGGGTGTGGGAGTTCCCCCTTCCAGTCTCCCAagtctatttaattgaggtttcttcttattaatttttcacatttccCACGGAGCATAGCAAAGCTAAAGGAAGATGCACAGTTGTTAGAggtgtgaacgaaaatactgcaaccatatcagtaaacaaagaatgctgaaaccaagtcagcagcagctgccgccaccccccagtgaggacaggcctgcagcccagcctctgcagctactcacaatggtgcactccgagcagactcagaataataaaggacaaactAATGGCcgtagatagctagatgcttgtcaaaggaataaattcaatgagcccaaatgtttgcttcctcccatacatagaaaagcactaaattctttaacttgaggtgcctggttttctttagataataaGTAATCtttctcacagagaaaaaaagatgtgacaatgaatatatacatgttcatgtatacctgaaaaattgtgctctacactggaatttgacacattgtaaaatgattataaatcaattaaaaaagtaaaaaaaaaatttttattgttccaactacctggtctttgttgtaaagctcctatatatcctagctcctcccctacctcttcggagcagtccctcagagcgatctgaggggttgtcatcccagctcgagtcctccggccaaataaaacataactcaatttttaggctgcgcatttatttcagtccaCAGAGGCATAAGGCACCACTTATTACAACACCATTATCTTAATGCCCGGAAAGTGACACTCAGAGAGGGGGCTCCTGTGCAAGGTGATGACCACTCCACCAGGCGAGAGCCCAAGACATTTCATTTTCCAGTTCGTCCCACagactcctccccctcccttaaTTAAGCGAGAGAAGGGAGGAGCGTTTGCcacggccccgcccccggccttaCCTTCCTCCAGCTCCCATCGCGGGCCTGCCTCACTACCCAGGAAGTGCTGCAGCGATGGGGAAAGCAGCAGGAGATGAGATGTACTTTCAGAAGGCCAGTCCGTTCTGGGTCACCGTCATCACTGTTTCCGTTGTCTATTACACGGTAAGGGCAGTGCCCCAGGTCTACAGCCAGCCGAGGGGATGGAGCGCTCCTTTCAGCCGCAAGGTCCACACCTGCAGGCGAGGAGAGGTCGCGCAGGCGTAGTCGTGGCTCCCAGGCCTCAGGAGCCCGGCAACTACACCGGGAAGGAGACGCAGGCGCACTCGTCTGGCCATGCCTTTGCGGGTGTGGAGATCCTGAGAAACCGGCTACCCACGCTTTCCCTGTGTGAAAGCAGGAacagctccccaccccaggactAGGTGTCTACATCTTTCAAAATGGTGGTTGCGAAGTCGGAGACAGGCGGGGCTGCTACCTCTTACTTTCGTGCAGCCAGATCGTTGCCCTCGCTGGTCACAGTCCTGGCGCTGGGATATTTCGGGGTAAGGTGTAGTGCTAAGGTGTAGTGTTTGGGCCACCAGGTCCCCATAGCGCGAGGGGCGCGGCGGGAACCTTGCGCATGCGCGCCGGGCGATTGCCTAGGTTACTGGTGTAAGCGGACGTTTGGTGGGCTCATAAGGTTTCTGTCTGAGAATGTTCCTGCCTTTGTGCCCCAGCAGTTACTAGGACTTAGCAGCTGAGCCTGAGTGGGTGTCCAAGGAGAGGGTGTCCAATTTGACAGACTGTCCTAGGCCTGCCAAGTCAGGATAGGGCTTCACAAGCAGAATATTTGAGGCAGTTGGAATTGCTTGGAAAGTGGGGATAAACCTAAGGGACGGGTAGGATTTAAATGGTAAGAAGGAATAGAGAGCTTATACATGTTATGGCGTAGATGTGGAATCCATAAGACAGAGAATCTCTACAATAGATTGTTTATTATTTCTGCCAACCATCGCTATAATTTTGAAGGAAAGCAAAGCTATTTGGATATTGCCCAGGAGATCCTGGAGACAGGGGATTAGAAACGTGTTTCTCATGTCCACAGTGTTGTTTGCTGTCAAATCTGACCAACTTTGTCCTCATTTCCCCATATTTAAACCGGTGGTGTTGAACTGAACATGTTCAAAGGTACATCTCTGTTCTATAATTCTTTGTCTCTGACTAGTCAGAATATAGATGTAGGAAAACCTTGGGGCCTTCAGTTTGGGATATTGTGGACCTGGCAGATGCTGCCCCTTCCATTCCCCTTTGTTTTGGAGGATGCAGTcatattttatgctttgtttaAATTTCAGATGTGTAACAACATTAGTGGGAAAGGTAGTACTGCCCTTGGCTGAGTTGTGAATGGGACAATAAATGTGGGACACATTGGCACTTGATTCTTGGCAAAGCTTAAGCTGGCAGAGATTACAACACAGAGACTGAGGGAAAGTTGATAAGATTACAAAAACCTTATAGAATTAAGTAGGTCCTCTTGGCACTTCACAAACCTCATCTCACTTGTTTTCCAACTGTGCAGTGGATCAGTCCCAGTTTTAGAGgtcaaaaacaagaaagaagagaaagggattCTAAATTAAATAGGGGTTTGGCTCAAACCATAGTTTCTGCAGAAAAGAAGTTAGCCAGGGCACATAAACCCTCAAAATGTATTAATAACTCGCATAAAATAATGTTTGGGGTGGAATTCACTAAGCACAGAAGTCAGGCAACCTGGTCACTAAGTCCGATAACCACACAGTTTCCCCAGCATAAAGCTCCCACTAGAACAGCCTGTTTTCTTTGGTCCGTTTCACTTGTTCTTGTAGAATCAGAGTGATTTCATAGCCTCTTCTCAAACATAGACATGGGCTGATTTAAATGACCTAACAATCCTGCTGTGTTTCTGGTTCTCTTTCAGGGTGCTGTCTTCTGGCCTGAGAGCATTCCTTACCAGAGCCTCGGGCCCCTGGGTTCCTTCACTCAGTACTTGGTGGACCATCATCACACGCTGCTGCACAAAGGGTAAGGAGAAGTGGGATATGGACCCTGCAGCCTCAGTCTCACTGCAGACCGGGAAGGCCTGCGGTTGCCTTCTAAGAGTGGTGCTGGGTCACAGGAAATCGCCTTTCTTTTGAAGGTTTCTGTATTAGATTTCATCAGTAGATAACCATCACCCTAAACCAGGCTGACTCTTGTTTCAGGTATTGGCTTGCCTGGCTGATTCACTTGGGAGAGTCCTTGTATGCCATTGTGTTGTGCAAGTAAGTGTTTTTAATAGATCTTTGTCACTTTTCTCTTGGTATCTAATATAAGTTGAGCCACATTTAAGTAATCCATGCGCTTGTAGGCTGAGAACACTGTCAGGGTAGAGGTGAATCCCCACACCTAACGCGTAGCCTAGCTCAGTACTCAGAGGGAATACTCAGTAAATCATTAATGAGTGGATTCATCTCATTGTGTTaaccagtcattttttttttaagtcatttcattttagatgatttttcttcttcttttcaaaattctctgtTAGTCCCAACTAGAAGAAAAGGTTAGGAGGCAGCCTTATAGTTTGAAGAAAGAGCCATTATTAACCTACTTTCACAACCGAGTCACCTGAAGAGCTTTTTCAACGTTGACACATCTGGTTTCCAGAACCAGAGATCCTAATCTGGTGGGCTTTGCTTCAGACCTGGGAATATGTCATTTTTTCAAGTTCTACAGATAATTCTGGGATGTAAGGCGGGCTAAAAACCTCTCAACTAGACCCTACTCAGCAGATTCCAGTGTAGGGTAATACAACACGAGAGGACTAAAAAACTTGTCTTTGCATTTATACTTTTTGTCAGCATGCACAGAAAGTATGGGGTAATGAAAGAGATGGTTATAGTAATGCCAGATTGctttgcagttgatttttttttttctggtcaagATGAATTATCACCTCTGCTTTTGTTGTATTACttctaaaagtagaaaaaaaaactacttaaatatgctttaataataaaagtaattaatatttattgggtgcACACTATGCCAGACAACTGCTAACTGATTTAAATAGATTATGTTGCTCTGTCTTCTGGTTTATTAAACAAGCTGGACTTTCTAGGAGAAAATCAGAAGGCAACTTTATTCTTTATCACTCCTCTCCAAGTAATCTCACCCTGTGGATTactgcctcccaccccagccctggatGAAATCTGAAGCAGTTCCATAGATTTCCCAGTCACTATCTGATGTTATCGAGTCAAGCCCagcctgtttttttaaaaaacatgaacatTTATCTAATTCAGATTGTCCGTTTTCCGCTGGCCGGGGCTCAGCAGCCTGC contains these protein-coding regions:
- the TMEM254 gene encoding transmembrane protein 254 isoform X2 → MGKAAGDEMYFQKASPFWVTVITVSVVYYTGAVFWPESIPYQSLGPLGSFTQYLVDHHHTLLHKGYWLAWLIHLGESLYAIVLCKSKGITNSWTQLLWFLQTFLFGIASLNYLIAYRPRHQKQT
- the TMEM254 gene encoding transmembrane protein 254 isoform X1, which codes for MVVAKSETGGAATSYFRAARSLPSLVTVLALGYFGGAVFWPESIPYQSLGPLGSFTQYLVDHHHTLLHKGYWLAWLIHLGESLYAIVLCKSKGITNSWTQLLWFLQTFLFGIASLNYLIAYRPRHQKQT